The DNA segment GGGCGGATCGTCACGCGGTCGTCGCAGCGATTCCCAACCCCGACTATCACTGGGGACCCACCTCGGACCCCCACGACACGGGCGTGCTCATCCTCTCGGATGGCGTGACCAGCGTGGGCTACACGACGCTCGCCCCGGAGGGCTACCTTGACGCCCTGCGGGCGAGTGGCGTCATCCAGAGCACGCGCTTCATCAACGTCGGGTACGGGGACAACGAGAGCCTCGTGGTCAGCGGGTACCGTGCCCTCTCGTACTCCAGCTACATGAACCTCCACGAGGCCTGGCTCTACATGTCCCAGAACAACCGCACCGGGAACGGGGGGACGTGCTACGGGGACTCCGGAGGGCCGACGTTCGTGGCCGACGCCGCCACGGGCCGGCTGTACCAAGTGACCACGGTCTCCCACGGCGACACGAAGTGCAAGTCCACGAACATCAACTACCGCACGGACATCCCGAGCACCCTGGACTTCCTCCACGCCATGGTGAGCCTCTTCGATCCCGGCTTCGAGATTTCCTGATGCCGGGACACGTGGACGGGCCGCCCGTGTGCCGCAGGCTTCGCGTCGGAGGCGAACGCGCCCATGGACTACCGCCGCAGCCGGTCGACCGTCCCCG comes from the Thermoplasmata archaeon genome and includes:
- a CDS encoding trypsin-like serine protease; its protein translation is MNRLRVVRRTLLVVAIVFALGLSLSPAPARAITWGILDGNAHPYVGAIVLDYGGGNVSEFCSGSLVSPHVFLTAGHCALPLEAYVPLGVVFVSFATNFLAAGADRHAVVAAIPNPDYHWGPTSDPHDTGVLILSDGVTSVGYTTLAPEGYLDALRASGVIQSTRFINVGYGDNESLVVSGYRALSYSSYMNLHEAWLYMSQNNRTGNGGTCYGDSGGPTFVADAATGRLYQVTTVSHGDTKCKSTNINYRTDIPSTLDFLHAMVSLFDPGFEIS